The window GAAACTCCGCGGACCGCGTATGCGCCGTCCCCGCGCCTATTGCCCGTCGGGGCCCTTGAAGGTCAGAACGTACTCCGCCTCCCGGTCGCTTATGGGGCACCCGTAGAACTCGGCAAAGTAGTCCTTCACCTCCCGAACCATATCCAGGTCCCCGAACAGGTCGGGATGCAGGGTCTTGGCGATCTGTTCCATCAGGAGGAAGCAATCGGTGCTGTAGTCGGTCGGGCCCACGCTTCTGAGGTTCACGTAGACGTTCCCGTCCTTCACGGCACGGATGGGCGCCCAGGCGGGGTCCTTCGTGATCAGCTCGACGTTGTTCACCCTGCCCATGAAGATATAGGCCGGGTTCCACTCCATGACCTGCTCCATCGTGGTGGTGTAGAGCAGCTTGCGGTCCTTCCTGCTGACCAGGTCGCCGCCGGCCAGGTCCACGAGGTACCGGGTATAGGACTCGCCGCCGTGGATGCTCAGCGATTCGGGGCCCCGCACGTAGTATACGGAGGGCAGGGACGCCGGGTCCAGCCCGCCGGTGCGGCCGGTGACGTACCCGACCGTCCTGTCGACGTAGTCGCACCATTTCCGGGCCTTATCGAGGGCCGCGCCTCCAAAGACCTCCCCCACCAGCATGATTTCCTTCTTCTTCAGCGCCACGAACTCCTCGCGGGTGTCGATGCCGTCGTCATCAAGCTGCGTCACGATCACAGGTATGCCCACCTTGTTCAGGGACTCGATGACCTCCGGATACGCATCCCAGAACAGCACCACATCGACCCCCAGCTCCATCAGCTCCTCGATGTTGGGCTCCGTCGCGTTCCTGGCGACGGGGACCTTGGCGTAGGCGGGGCAGACCTTCGCGGCCCAGCCGCTGCCGGCCCAGCGGTTCCCCGTGATGGCCACCTGGTCCACGGCCCCCAGCATGATCACCGTCTCGAAGCTGGGCCCCGTCAAA is drawn from uncultured Fretibacterium sp. and contains these coding sequences:
- a CDS encoding ABC transporter substrate-binding protein, translating into MGMRIRRFRMFLWGAALAAMLLAAPGGFAAQVQGKPEAGAPVEAADTRTLVDLAGRRVVIPARVNRVASLTGPSFETVIMLGAVDQVAITGNRWAGSGWAAKVCPAYAKVPVARNATEPNIEELMELGVDVVLFWDAYPEVIESLNKVGIPVIVTQLDDDGIDTREEFVALKKKEIMLVGEVFGGAALDKARKWCDYVDRTVGYVTGRTGGLDPASLPSVYYVRGPESLSIHGGESYTRYLVDLAGGDLVSRKDRKLLYTTTMEQVMEWNPAYIFMGRVNNVELITKDPAWAPIRAVKDGNVYVNLRSVGPTDYSTDCFLLMEQIAKTLHPDLFGDLDMVREVKDYFAEFYGCPISDREAEYVLTFKGPDGQ